One stretch of Paenibacillus sp. FSL R5-0341 DNA includes these proteins:
- a CDS encoding glycoside hydrolase family 27 protein produces MNHTLAASTPPLGWNSWDCYGAAVTEDEIRGNAEYMAEHLKDFGWSYITVDIQWYEPLANSSQYRPFVPLIMDEYSRLMPAENRFPSAANGQGFKPLADYVHSLGLQFGIHIMRGIPRQAAHAATPILGTTATARDIAHPNSICPWNTDMYGVDSSKEGAQAYYDSLFELYAQWGVDLVKVDDIAASRLYDTHQPEIEMISKAIERSGRPMVLSLSPGPAPVEYSEFLAEHANMWRVTDDFWDLWPLLLDMFDRCRTWQGVPQAGCWPDCDMLPLGHIGIRSVDGGGADRWTRFTPDEQLTMMSLWSIFRSPLIFGGELRDNDDWTLSLLTNREVLRMHRESYGAKEALRKDDLIVWTALHADGSSYVAVFNIGENALPVDQSIEEIGLSGITKGTELWSGEAAEFSENSLAATVPAHGVRLYQFS; encoded by the coding sequence ATGAATCATACGCTTGCAGCATCAACTCCACCGCTTGGCTGGAACAGCTGGGATTGTTACGGTGCAGCCGTTACGGAAGACGAAATCCGTGGCAACGCCGAGTACATGGCAGAACATCTTAAAGACTTCGGCTGGAGCTACATTACGGTCGATATTCAATGGTACGAACCTTTGGCCAATTCTTCGCAATATCGTCCGTTCGTTCCACTAATTATGGATGAATATTCACGGCTTATGCCTGCTGAGAATCGCTTTCCTTCCGCTGCAAATGGACAGGGATTTAAGCCATTAGCCGATTACGTTCATAGTCTTGGACTGCAATTCGGCATTCACATCATGCGCGGTATTCCACGTCAGGCTGCACATGCGGCTACTCCGATTCTGGGTACAACCGCCACTGCGCGCGATATTGCTCATCCGAACTCCATCTGTCCCTGGAATACGGATATGTATGGTGTCGATAGCTCAAAAGAAGGCGCACAGGCCTATTACGATTCGCTTTTTGAACTGTATGCACAATGGGGCGTTGACTTGGTTAAAGTAGACGATATTGCTGCTTCAAGGCTCTATGACACCCATCAGCCTGAGATCGAAATGATATCCAAAGCGATTGAGCGCTCTGGTCGGCCAATGGTACTGAGTCTCTCTCCCGGCCCTGCTCCGGTAGAATACTCCGAATTCTTAGCCGAACATGCCAACATGTGGCGGGTCACGGACGATTTCTGGGACCTTTGGCCGCTGTTATTGGATATGTTCGACCGCTGCCGCACATGGCAAGGCGTTCCCCAAGCAGGCTGCTGGCCAGACTGTGATATGTTGCCTTTGGGTCATATCGGCATCCGTTCTGTAGACGGGGGTGGTGCGGATCGCTGGACTCGGTTCACACCTGACGAGCAGCTGACGATGATGTCGCTGTGGAGCATCTTCCGTTCCCCGCTCATCTTCGGTGGTGAGCTGCGAGATAATGATGACTGGACACTGTCCCTGTTAACCAATCGTGAGGTTCTGCGAATGCATCGCGAGAGCTACGGAGCCAAAGAAGCCTTACGCAAAGACGATCTTATTGTGTGGACTGCCCTGCATGCGGATGGTTCCTCTTACGTCGCTGTGTTTAACATCGGTGAGAATGCTCTACCTGTGGATCAGTCTATTGAGGAAATCGGCCTCTCGGGCATTACGAAAGGTACCGAATTGTGGAGCGGAGAAGCAGCTGAATTTAGTGAGAACTCCTTAGCTGCGACTGTGCCAGCGCATGGTGTGCGGCTGTATCAGTTTTCCTAA
- a CDS encoding AraC family transcriptional regulator, with translation MNIPRGTYGFRFAEDKELQLCVMFAAGCDSITDPSYHWDGLERSDGPLLLFQYTISGEGVFESNNRIHHVTAGQAFLAEIPGPHRYYYHPASKEPWEFLFLLFRPTLILPHWRKFLREAGEVPYLPADCTPIRLLRMIVTDAAAGRITDPLIASSSVYQFMTELTRLQKTTLHNRENWSENIQIAVEYIENNYSKMISIDHLAEQVSLSKYHFIRRFSSSTGLTPGAYLTRVRTEKAMELLRGTTLSVEVIAEQVGYSSGSYFIKAFRSITGVTPGEFRSGGESLVYRKLFFD, from the coding sequence ATGAATATCCCCAGAGGAACCTATGGGTTTCGATTCGCCGAAGACAAGGAGCTCCAGCTGTGTGTAATGTTTGCGGCTGGATGTGATTCAATAACCGATCCTTCTTATCATTGGGATGGACTCGAGCGTTCGGACGGACCTCTCCTGTTGTTCCAATATACAATTTCAGGTGAAGGTGTATTTGAGTCGAATAATCGTATTCATCATGTTACCGCAGGACAAGCTTTTTTAGCAGAAATTCCAGGCCCACATCGCTATTACTACCATCCAGCATCAAAAGAACCTTGGGAGTTTCTGTTCCTGCTGTTCAGGCCCACTCTTATTCTACCCCATTGGCGAAAATTTCTTCGTGAAGCGGGAGAAGTTCCCTATCTTCCCGCTGATTGTACACCGATCCGACTGTTGCGGATGATCGTGACTGATGCGGCTGCAGGCCGAATTACTGATCCTCTGATCGCATCATCCAGCGTGTATCAGTTCATGACAGAATTAACCCGACTACAGAAAACAACATTGCACAACAGGGAAAATTGGTCTGAGAACATTCAAATAGCGGTTGAATACATAGAAAACAATTACTCCAAGATGATCAGTATCGATCACCTTGCCGAGCAGGTTTCCCTTTCCAAATATCACTTTATACGTCGCTTTTCCTCCAGTACAGGCTTGACGCCAGGTGCTTATCTGACCCGTGTACGCACTGAGAAAGCGATGGAACTGCTGCGCGGAACTACCCTTAGTGTTGAAGTCATCGCCGAACAAGTCGGCTATTCCAGTGGAAGTTATTTTATCAAAGCCTTTCGCAGCATAACCGGGGTTACGCCAGGTGAATTTCGTAGTGGCGGAGAAAGCCTTGTGTACCGTAAATTGTTCTTTGACTAA
- a CDS encoding TetR/AcrR family transcriptional regulator: MTKKSPKRLPGRPKLGDEDISIQQTIIQTASKLFMEYGYETVTLQQIGQACSVSKPTIYYHFTSKPELFKVAFTTMLHNVSQLTSQMLDQAENLESGLVRLAEARLGNPHAEIETMLRKAEPFLDYAQIQDIRNAEHQIHEVLAAHFQRAIDENRLRTEDPFFLAETFSTLMLMGNREDNLHKYGSNFSLAQKLVELFIRGAQ, encoded by the coding sequence ATGACAAAAAAATCACCCAAACGTTTGCCTGGAAGACCGAAACTTGGCGACGAAGATATCTCTATTCAGCAAACCATTATTCAAACGGCTTCAAAGCTATTCATGGAGTATGGCTACGAAACGGTCACGCTTCAGCAAATTGGCCAAGCATGTAGCGTGTCAAAGCCAACCATTTATTATCATTTTACCAGCAAACCAGAGCTTTTTAAGGTTGCCTTTACAACGATGCTACACAATGTGAGTCAATTAACCTCGCAGATGCTTGATCAGGCGGAGAATTTGGAGTCGGGGCTTGTTCGTCTGGCAGAGGCCAGATTGGGCAATCCACATGCAGAGATTGAAACTATGCTCAGAAAAGCTGAGCCTTTTCTCGACTATGCTCAAATTCAGGATATACGCAACGCGGAGCATCAGATTCACGAGGTGTTAGCCGCTCATTTCCAACGGGCAATCGATGAAAATAGACTTCGGACGGAAGATCCGTTTTTCCTAGCAGAGACCTTCTCGACTTTAATGCTTATGGGTAATCGGGAAGATAACCTGCACAAATATGGTTCGAATTTTTCATTGGCCCAAAAGCTAGTAGAACTTTTCATTCGCGGAGCGCAGTAA